A window of Cohnella herbarum contains these coding sequences:
- a CDS encoding Ig-like domain-containing protein produces the protein MIPELRLSKTYDSIRKTVHLLLAFVLTMPLLFQGGSMASASVGGFTFVDGGGANGVNVIPTRAANDPSIVAFNNEIYAAWQETNNVDGRNVNQIHVRKYKDATWTTISGPNGININASKMAGNPTLAVFNGAVYAAWKELGTYNGNDADKIRISRYTNAGSAWENVTGNVDGLNVDPAKAAFAPSLAVLGNALYASWSENGQIRVKKFDGTNWTSAEEEGSTGLNSKGATSPSMIASNNALYVMWSELDSDAYHLRGKKYDGVSWTSLDNGVPGGLNIKPSSIAVEPSLAIYNDKLYVAWEENNVDRLDYQIRVKRYDEPGWTSVDGGDQYGLNINSGFRAANVELAEFNNHLYAIWQEVKALTIIQHIRVKKYDGTKWTSADGGGPNGLNKNAEVAALNPDAAVMNNQLFVAWQEKSGNANQIRVAKQLPPAVISVTFNISNIGIFQGKSDQLIATVNTVGDAANTVMWTSNDANNKVTVDQTGTIKIAADATPGEYEIRATSTVDSSKFAIATIRVVAVSITRVTVSPSAANLVQGEERQLTANVSENGGATKTVTWKSNDVNNKVTVSSAGKVLVDGDAAPGPYTITATSTFDNSKFGTSIITVTAAPPAINSVTVNPPTASVEQGGSEQFTATVAAVGGAAKTVEWTSNDGKVTVSETGKVTVAEDTAPGQYTITATSTVNGSKYGTATITVTAVPPGVNSVTVTPGSVSMVRGGEKQLEVKVNAVGGADKTVTWSTSDGDVAVDNTGKVTVAPGADLGNYTIKATSVFDSNKVGIATITVVETPAINSVTVNPSAENVAQGNSLQLEATVDAVGDADETVKWTSSDPDQVAVDSTGNVTVEAEATLKEYTITATSNFDSSKTGEAVITVTQAPEIRSVTVTPSTENVMQGTSKQLDVAVDAVGDADETVTWTSSDPEQVAVDNTGNITVAADATPKNYTITATSNFDNSKTGEAVITVTEAPAIRSVIVSPSSKNVARGGETQLTAQVDAAGGADETVTWSPSDGDVAVDNYGKVTVAAGADLGNYMIKATSVFDSSKVGIATITVVETPVINSVIVTPSTENVMQGTSKQLDVAVDAVGDADETVTWTSSDPEQVAVDNTGNVTVAADAMPKNYTITATSNFDSSKTGTAVIMVTEAPIYSIAAIGNQTLTALTQGYISGAQENKSITILNSGTVSLNNLSVNLSGMNANDFVMTQLDSTSLTRGGSTSFDIHAKDGLPAGTYTTTVNVSADQLMPVKFTVTQAVNLPNAPANPQNLVAAGGDRQVSLSWNTVSDATNYRIYMATDASQASMVEVATVTSATYSVPNLVNGITYYFIVKAENPGGLSAASNQIGATPSTLPGTPTNVTAEAGNGQAVITFTPPIDNGGSPITGYEVTASPGNAVVIGGASPITLTGLTNGTSYTFTVKAINSAGKSTASAQSNAIVPKAPPSGDNGNSTPSQPSTPTAPSATNEGVDILVNGKVENAGIATISKRDNHTVMTVAVDQKKLDERLAAEGQHAIVTIPINQRFDITVGELNGQMVKNMEDKQAVLEFKTDHATYTLPAQQINIRAISEQVGELIHLQDIKVRIEIAIPTADTLKVVENAAVKDRLTLVAQPLSFTVRAIYGDKIVDVTNFASYVERTITIPDEADSSKITTGVVVEQDGSVRHVPTKVRNINGKYEAQINSLTNSAYAVVWHPIEFSDAEKHWAKNAVNDMGSRMVVYGTGNRIFSPNLEITRAEFAAILVRGLGLKLESGVTPYSDVKSEIWYSSAISTAYSHRLISGLEDGTFRPNDKITREQAMVILSKAMAITDLKDKLIEQSADATLHPFEDASGVSSWARSSVADIVQAGIVIGREGDLLVPKGYMTRAEVATMVQRLLQKSNLI, from the coding sequence TTGATCCCGGAATTGAGATTAAGCAAAACCTACGATAGTATCCGAAAAACGGTACATCTATTGCTCGCCTTTGTGTTGACGATGCCTTTATTATTCCAAGGGGGAAGTATGGCTTCGGCATCGGTAGGAGGCTTTACTTTTGTAGATGGCGGCGGAGCAAACGGGGTGAATGTGATTCCAACCAGAGCAGCCAACGATCCTTCCATAGTTGCGTTTAATAATGAGATCTATGCAGCATGGCAGGAAACGAACAATGTTGACGGAAGAAATGTTAATCAAATTCACGTCAGGAAGTATAAAGATGCGACTTGGACGACTATTAGTGGTCCTAATGGTATTAACATAAATGCATCTAAAATGGCAGGCAACCCTACTCTTGCCGTCTTTAATGGGGCTGTATATGCTGCATGGAAAGAACTGGGTACTTATAATGGTAACGATGCGGATAAAATCCGGATCAGTAGATATACCAACGCAGGCTCGGCCTGGGAGAATGTCACTGGAAATGTAGACGGATTAAACGTAGATCCTGCCAAAGCAGCCTTTGCTCCTAGTCTAGCCGTTCTCGGCAATGCTTTGTATGCGTCATGGTCAGAAAACGGGCAGATTCGAGTCAAGAAGTTTGATGGAACCAATTGGACGAGCGCCGAGGAGGAGGGTTCAACAGGATTGAACTCCAAAGGCGCCACCTCCCCTAGCATGATTGCATCTAATAATGCTTTGTATGTGATGTGGTCTGAATTGGATTCGGACGCTTATCATCTTCGAGGCAAGAAGTATGACGGGGTAAGTTGGACGAGTTTAGACAATGGAGTCCCAGGCGGTCTGAATATCAAACCTTCAAGTATTGCAGTTGAACCTTCACTGGCAATATATAACGATAAACTATATGTGGCATGGGAAGAAAATAATGTTGATAGACTAGATTATCAAATCCGAGTTAAGAGGTATGACGAACCCGGTTGGACAAGCGTTGACGGCGGCGATCAGTATGGATTAAATATAAATTCTGGGTTCAGGGCAGCTAACGTTGAATTAGCTGAATTCAACAATCATTTATATGCGATATGGCAAGAAGTAAAAGCTTTGACTATTATCCAACATATCCGAGTTAAAAAATATGATGGTACAAAGTGGACAAGCGCTGATGGAGGCGGTCCTAACGGCCTGAACAAAAATGCTGAAGTCGCTGCACTTAATCCAGATGCAGCAGTAATGAACAACCAACTGTTCGTAGCATGGCAAGAGAAAAGCGGAAATGCAAATCAAATTAGAGTTGCGAAACAGTTGCCGCCTGCCGTTATTAGCGTAACCTTCAATATTTCCAACATAGGCATTTTCCAGGGGAAATCCGATCAGCTTATCGCGACCGTAAATACGGTAGGAGACGCAGCGAATACGGTAATGTGGACGAGTAACGACGCTAACAATAAAGTGACAGTAGATCAGACAGGGACAATAAAGATTGCGGCGGATGCTACCCCGGGAGAATATGAGATCAGGGCAACATCGACGGTAGATAGCAGTAAGTTCGCAATTGCCACGATTAGGGTTGTTGCTGTTTCAATAACTCGCGTAACGGTAAGCCCGAGCGCAGCAAACTTAGTTCAAGGAGAAGAAAGACAACTTACTGCCAACGTCAGTGAAAATGGAGGAGCAACGAAGACGGTAACATGGAAGAGCAACGACGTTAACAACAAGGTAACGGTTAGCTCCGCAGGGAAAGTTCTCGTTGACGGGGATGCCGCTCCGGGCCCATATACGATCACGGCAACGTCAACTTTTGATAATAGTAAATTCGGTACCTCTATTATTACGGTTACGGCAGCGCCGCCTGCTATTAACAGCGTAACCGTTAACCCGCCTACGGCAAGCGTGGAGCAGGGAGGGAGCGAACAATTTACGGCGACTGTAGCTGCGGTTGGGGGAGCGGCGAAGACGGTCGAATGGACAAGCAATGACGGCAAGGTAACAGTAAGCGAAACAGGGAAAGTAACCGTAGCAGAGGATACTGCTCCGGGACAATATACGATTACGGCAACGTCGACGGTAAACGGGAGTAAATATGGAACTGCCACGATTACGGTTACGGCAGTACCGCCGGGAGTTAACAGTGTGACAGTTACTCCTGGCAGTGTAAGCATGGTTAGAGGAGGAGAAAAGCAACTCGAAGTCAAGGTAAATGCCGTGGGCGGAGCGGATAAGACTGTCACTTGGTCAACAAGCGACGGAGACGTAGCGGTGGACAACACAGGGAAAGTAACCGTTGCTCCGGGTGCGGATTTGGGCAATTATACGATTAAAGCCACCTCGGTTTTCGATAGCAATAAAGTCGGAATAGCTACGATCACGGTCGTCGAAACGCCGGCAATTAACAGCGTCACCGTCAATCCAAGCGCGGAGAATGTGGCGCAAGGAAATAGCTTACAACTGGAAGCCACGGTAGATGCTGTAGGAGACGCGGATGAGACGGTAAAGTGGACAAGCAGCGACCCCGATCAAGTTGCAGTGGACAGCACCGGTAACGTAACTGTCGAAGCAGAGGCTACGCTGAAGGAGTATACGATTACCGCTACTTCGAATTTCGATAGCAGCAAGACGGGAGAGGCGGTCATTACGGTTACGCAAGCTCCGGAAATTAGGAGTGTTACAGTCACCCCAAGTACGGAAAACGTGATGCAAGGAACAAGCAAGCAATTAGATGTCGCGGTTGATGCGGTCGGAGACGCGGATGAGACGGTAACGTGGACAAGCAGCGATCCCGAACAAGTTGCAGTGGACAACACCGGCAATATAACTGTCGCAGCGGACGCAACGCCGAAGAACTATACGATTACCGCTACTTCGAATTTTGATAATAGCAAGACGGGAGAAGCCGTCATTACGGTTACCGAAGCTCCGGCGATTAGAAGCGTCATCGTCTCCCCGAGCAGCAAAAATGTTGCGCGAGGCGGAGAGACGCAACTTACCGCTCAGGTAGATGCGGCAGGCGGAGCGGATGAGACTGTCACATGGTCACCGAGCGACGGAGACGTAGCGGTGGACAACTATGGGAAAGTAACCGTTGCGGCGGGTGCGGATTTGGGCAATTATATGATTAAAGCCACCTCGGTTTTCGATAGCAGTAAAGTCGGAATAGCTACGATCACGGTCGTCGAAACGCCGGTAATTAACAGCGTCATCGTCACCCCAAGTACGGAAAACGTAATGCAAGGAACAAGCAAGCAATTAGATGTCGCGGTTGATGCGGTCGGAGACGCGGATGAGACGGTAACGTGGACAAGCAGCGATCCCGAACAAGTTGCAGTGGACAACACCGGTAATGTAACTGTCGCAGCGGACGCAATGCCGAAGAACTATACGATTACCGCTACTTCGAATTTCGATAGCAGCAAGACGGGAACAGCCGTCATTATGGTTACCGAGGCCCCTATCTATTCAATCGCTGCAATCGGGAATCAGACGTTAACGGCGCTTACTCAGGGTTATATTTCAGGTGCGCAGGAGAATAAATCCATCACGATTTTGAATTCGGGTACCGTAAGCTTGAACAACCTGTCCGTAAATCTTAGCGGTATGAATGCCAATGATTTTGTAATGACGCAGCTAGACTCTACCTCTTTAACAAGGGGCGGATCGACAAGCTTTGACATTCACGCCAAAGACGGATTGCCTGCGGGAACTTATACGACAACGGTCAATGTATCCGCGGATCAATTGATGCCTGTAAAGTTTACCGTAACGCAAGCGGTGAACTTGCCGAATGCTCCCGCGAATCCGCAAAATCTTGTGGCCGCGGGCGGAGACCGTCAAGTTTCTCTGAGCTGGAATACAGTATCGGATGCGACGAATTATCGTATTTACATGGCAACGGATGCGAGCCAAGCCAGCATGGTCGAGGTTGCTACCGTAACTTCTGCTACCTATAGCGTACCGAACTTGGTTAACGGCATTACCTATTACTTTATCGTTAAAGCAGAAAACCCGGGGGGCTTGAGCGCGGCTTCGAATCAAATCGGCGCGACTCCGTCAACCTTACCGGGAACGCCGACTAATGTGACGGCAGAAGCAGGTAATGGACAAGCTGTTATTACGTTTACGCCTCCGATCGATAACGGCGGAAGTCCGATTACGGGATATGAAGTGACCGCTTCGCCGGGAAATGCGGTCGTGATCGGAGGAGCAAGTCCGATTACGCTCACAGGATTGACGAATGGAACAAGCTATACCTTTACCGTAAAAGCGATCAATAGCGCGGGGAAAAGCACGGCTTCCGCACAGTCTAACGCAATTGTTCCGAAAGCACCGCCATCCGGCGATAACGGCAACTCTACGCCGTCTCAGCCTTCGACTCCAACGGCACCGTCGGCAACGAACGAAGGCGTGGATATCCTTGTTAACGGGAAAGTCGAAAATGCCGGAATTGCAACGATCTCTAAGCGAGACAATCACACCGTAATGACCGTCGCAGTGGATCAGAAAAAGCTGGATGAGAGACTCGCGGCGGAAGGGCAGCATGCCATAGTCACGATTCCGATCAACCAAAGATTCGATATTACCGTTGGTGAACTGAACGGTCAAATGGTGAAGAACATGGAGGACAAGCAAGCCGTTCTGGAGTTCAAAACCGACCATGCGACGTACACGCTACCAGCTCAACAGATCAATATCCGCGCGATATCCGAACAAGTCGGCGAATTAATTCATTTACAAGACATTAAGGTGCGGATTGAAATTGCCATACCGACGGCGGATACGTTGAAGGTTGTGGAGAACGCCGCAGTCAAAGATCGGCTCACGCTTGTCGCTCAGCCGCTGAGCTTTACGGTGAGAGCCATTTATGGAGATAAGATCGTAGACGTAACGAATTTCGCCTCCTATGTGGAGAGAACGATTACGATCCCGGATGAGGCCGATTCAAGCAAGATTACGACGGGAGTCGTCGTTGAGCAGGACGGATCGGTACGACATGTACCGACAAAGGTCCGAAATATTAACGGGAAGTACGAGGCCCAAATCAACAGCTTAACCAATAGCGCATATGCGGTCGTATGGCATCCAATCGAATTCAGCGATGCGGAGAAACATTGGGCGAAAAATGCCGTTAACGACATGGGGTCCCGGATGGTCGTCTACGGAACGGGTAACAGGATTTTCAGTCCTAACTTAGAAATTACCCGCGCCGAATTTGCCGCCATCCTCGTACGCGGATTAGGACTTAAGCTGGAGAGTGGAGTAACGCCATACTCGGATGTGAAGTCGGAGATT
- a CDS encoding ATP-binding protein: MRKKVAAALITFSLLFATYGILLSYVNFHKKPLPLAVNGLMDLTAWKFEEAGVIRLDGQWELYPNQLLSHQSSLSSPVARGAHAIIQVPGTWSTQMDTIGMATYRLQLRVDNASAVYGLKTAAVLISNRLIVNGQIVGSSGNPAEKQHYKALNKPYVSYFTLQPGWNEILVEVANYEFHVGSGIRESLLLGKADQIAGVRDRATAHDWIGLTAFLIMGLYFIGLFAQRRNDYSLAVFGFVCICIALFTSVSGERVLFDAVGPFPFWLYFRIQMAATVGVGVGFLLYVYTAFRPYCFKWFTRGGLALGVILAVLNIGFASQLSTGPFRQLTSLYVTVSLLYATYVFVYTVLHKVAGSGYLAVAAMALNALALNQNMNVYFGVPIYELPPIEPFLVLLMLGLLMSLRFSNAFRKIEELSGQLLQADKLKDDFLARTSHEFKTPLHGVMNISRSLLDDASQPPSAEQREKLQLITDIMRKLSQLVYDILDLSKLKQGELRIVPKPIDVRSVVEVQVRFYSYLCTENHIQLVNNVPAELPSALADEIRLSQVIGNLLDNAIKHTENGRIVITGREYGGRLEIAVQDTGEGIEPQDIPFIFEPFKSLEGDNRRGFGLGLPIAKQLVELQNGTLSVASTPGVGSTFTITLPIANQVKDELSSVSGSAFVPKEAEYSFATPLHSNQSGKHTILIVDDQYINLKVLLDALQTPEYHVIAVKNGYEALEQINQWGRIDLVILDLMMPGMSGYEVCQEIRKRYSLLELPVLMVTAAIQPQDKVAAFQAGANDYLPKPFDLEELKARIGSLLAMKESLGRAVHMEVAFLQSQIKPHFLYNVLNSIVASSYTDAERARKMIADLADYLRGSFRFSNTEERIGFAEEFSLIRTYVEIERARFKDRIRFEYDLPEAVNSLRMPPLLLQPLVENAIRHGIGNRMEGGTVTITAEQTVGHWRFIVADDGVGIAPDRLKTLLERTDGDEVQGVGLRNINKRLKYEYGTSLELESEPGLGTKVVIRIPESRV; this comes from the coding sequence ATGAGAAAAAAAGTTGCGGCGGCGCTGATCACGTTCTCTCTATTGTTTGCAACCTATGGAATTTTATTGTCCTACGTCAATTTTCATAAGAAGCCCCTGCCTTTAGCGGTGAACGGATTAATGGACTTAACGGCGTGGAAGTTCGAAGAAGCTGGAGTCATCCGATTGGACGGGCAGTGGGAGTTATATCCGAATCAGCTGTTATCCCATCAGTCTTCCCTTTCCTCTCCTGTTGCAAGGGGAGCGCATGCGATAATTCAAGTTCCCGGAACGTGGTCAACGCAGATGGATACGATCGGCATGGCAACCTACCGATTGCAGCTCCGAGTCGATAATGCAAGCGCGGTGTATGGATTAAAAACAGCTGCCGTGCTGATTTCCAATCGACTTATCGTCAATGGTCAAATCGTCGGATCAAGCGGGAATCCGGCCGAGAAGCAACATTACAAAGCGCTTAACAAACCGTATGTTAGCTACTTTACGCTGCAACCGGGCTGGAATGAAATTTTGGTAGAGGTAGCCAATTATGAATTTCACGTAGGCAGCGGGATCAGAGAATCCCTCCTCTTGGGCAAGGCCGACCAAATTGCCGGAGTTCGCGATCGAGCGACGGCTCATGATTGGATCGGGTTAACCGCCTTCCTGATCATGGGATTATATTTCATCGGATTATTTGCTCAACGTAGAAACGATTATTCGCTTGCGGTATTCGGCTTCGTTTGCATATGTATCGCTTTATTTACAAGCGTTAGCGGCGAAAGAGTGCTATTCGATGCGGTGGGCCCGTTTCCGTTCTGGCTTTATTTCCGCATTCAGATGGCTGCGACGGTTGGCGTAGGCGTTGGCTTTTTACTTTATGTGTATACCGCTTTCCGGCCCTATTGCTTTAAGTGGTTCACGCGAGGCGGGTTGGCTTTAGGGGTCATACTTGCCGTGCTGAATATCGGCTTCGCTTCCCAGCTTTCAACAGGACCGTTTCGTCAATTGACGTCGTTATACGTTACGGTCTCGTTGCTGTACGCAACGTATGTATTCGTGTATACGGTCCTGCACAAAGTAGCGGGCAGCGGGTATTTGGCCGTGGCTGCCATGGCTTTGAATGCGCTGGCGCTGAACCAGAATATGAACGTTTACTTCGGCGTGCCGATCTATGAACTGCCCCCGATCGAACCTTTTCTTGTTCTGCTGATGCTTGGCTTGCTGATGTCGCTCCGTTTCTCGAACGCTTTCCGGAAAATCGAAGAGCTGTCCGGGCAATTGTTGCAGGCAGATAAGCTAAAAGATGATTTTCTAGCCCGAACCTCGCACGAGTTCAAAACGCCGCTGCACGGCGTGATGAATATTTCCCGGTCGTTGCTGGATGATGCCTCGCAACCGCCATCAGCCGAACAAAGGGAAAAGCTTCAGTTGATTACCGACATTATGAGGAAGCTTTCACAGCTCGTTTACGATATTTTGGACTTATCGAAGCTGAAGCAAGGCGAACTGAGAATCGTTCCGAAGCCAATCGACGTTCGTTCTGTCGTAGAGGTGCAAGTGCGCTTCTATTCGTATCTGTGCACGGAAAATCATATTCAACTGGTGAATAATGTGCCTGCGGAGTTGCCCTCCGCTTTAGCCGATGAAATCCGCCTGAGCCAGGTGATCGGAAATTTGCTGGACAATGCGATTAAGCATACGGAGAACGGAAGGATTGTCATTACCGGCAGGGAGTATGGCGGTAGGCTCGAAATTGCCGTGCAGGATACAGGAGAAGGCATCGAACCCCAAGACATTCCTTTTATTTTTGAACCGTTTAAGTCGCTTGAGGGAGATAATCGCCGCGGCTTCGGATTAGGGCTGCCGATTGCCAAACAATTGGTCGAGCTGCAAAACGGCACGCTTTCGGTTGCTTCCACGCCGGGCGTCGGCTCCACATTTACGATTACGCTTCCCATCGCAAATCAAGTAAAAGATGAGTTGTCATCCGTGTCCGGGAGCGCGTTCGTACCCAAAGAGGCGGAATATTCTTTCGCTACGCCACTTCATTCGAATCAGAGCGGTAAGCATACGATACTGATCGTTGACGATCAATATATTAACCTCAAGGTGTTGCTGGATGCGCTTCAGACTCCGGAATATCACGTCATCGCGGTCAAGAACGGGTATGAGGCGCTGGAGCAGATCAATCAGTGGGGCAGAATCGATCTTGTTATTCTCGATCTAATGATGCCTGGCATGTCGGGTTATGAGGTGTGTCAGGAAATTCGCAAAAGGTATTCGTTATTGGAGCTGCCCGTCTTGATGGTAACGGCAGCTATTCAGCCGCAGGATAAGGTGGCGGCCTTCCAAGCGGGAGCGAACGATTACTTGCCTAAGCCGTTCGATCTGGAAGAGCTGAAGGCCAGAATCGGCAGCCTGCTCGCGATGAAGGAATCGCTCGGTCGGGCGGTCCACATGGAAGTGGCGTTTCTGCAATCGCAGATCAAGCCGCATTTTCTGTACAACGTGCTGAACAGTATTGTGGCATCAAGCTATACGGATGCGGAGCGCGCGCGGAAAATGATTGCCGATCTAGCCGATTACTTGCGTGGGAGCTTCCGGTTCAGCAATACGGAGGAACGCATCGGGTTTGCAGAAGAGTTTAGCCTCATTCGAACTTATGTGGAGATCGAGCGAGCTCGATTCAAAGATCGTATTCGCTTCGAGTACGATCTCCCCGAGGCTGTTAATAGCTTGCGTATGCCGCCGCTTTTGTTGCAGCCTCTTGTCGAGAATGCGATTCGTCATGGCATCGGCAATCGTATGGAAGGCGGCACGGTGACGATTACGGCGGAGCAAACGGTTGGGCACTGGCGGTTTATTGTCGCCGATGATGGCGTGGGGATCGCGCCCGATCGGTTGAAGACGTTGCTTGAACGAACCGATGGGGACGAAGTTCAAGGGGTAGGCTTGCGGAATATTAACAAACGGCTGAAATACGAATACGGGACTTCGCTGGAACTGGAAAGCGAGCCGGGGCTCGGCACGAAAGTTGTCATACGCATTCCGGAATCACGGGTTTGA
- a CDS encoding response regulator, whose translation MIRVMLIDDEEDALDLLEILLGQIGNVKVVGRYINPVQAIEALGNSAVDAVFMDNQMPGMKGTEAARVIRSMIPRIPIVFTTAYAEYAVEAFEIQSTDYLLKPLTIDRLQNTVARIQQSLPESVNQARQNDSITPTVYCLGGFHIGLPGDASKTLTWKTKKEKELCAFLIHYAGKSVNTASIIEAIWPGYDLNKAKTYLYTCLSYLRKSLAEHHIAIHIRKADQGFVAVMDGPTVDVTEFELLLSNIMAEEEMDEKSYVKMNQKYTGEYMEGCDFGWATAKQLEIKASFVRVLRKWCAYFRSQGNFALAVDSMQNLLSLAPDSEIDGRELIKLHLSIGNRNEAYRACLQLEQAVRFQLGAGLEEETLRLFEQTKDKTERRVR comes from the coding sequence ATGATTCGTGTAATGCTCATTGATGATGAGGAAGATGCGCTGGATTTATTGGAAATTTTGCTTGGACAAATTGGGAATGTCAAAGTAGTAGGCAGGTATATCAATCCGGTTCAAGCGATTGAAGCTTTAGGTAATTCCGCAGTAGATGCAGTGTTCATGGATAACCAGATGCCGGGAATGAAGGGCACGGAAGCTGCCAGAGTAATCAGAAGCATGATTCCGCGAATACCTATCGTATTCACGACGGCATATGCGGAATACGCGGTCGAAGCGTTTGAAATTCAATCTACCGATTACCTGCTGAAACCGTTAACGATAGATAGATTGCAGAACACGGTTGCGCGCATTCAACAATCGTTACCCGAGTCTGTCAATCAAGCGCGTCAGAACGATAGCATTACCCCGACGGTCTATTGTCTGGGCGGCTTCCATATTGGATTGCCGGGTGATGCGAGCAAGACGCTAACATGGAAGACAAAGAAGGAAAAGGAGCTTTGCGCGTTTCTGATCCATTATGCGGGAAAATCCGTGAATACGGCATCGATCATCGAAGCGATATGGCCGGGATACGATCTGAACAAGGCGAAAACCTATTTATATACGTGCTTGTCCTATTTAAGGAAAAGCTTGGCCGAGCACCATATTGCGATACATATACGCAAAGCAGATCAAGGTTTCGTAGCTGTAATGGATGGGCCGACCGTCGATGTAACCGAATTTGAGCTGCTACTGAGCAACATCATGGCCGAAGAGGAAATGGATGAGAAGTCTTACGTCAAAATGAATCAGAAGTATACAGGCGAATATATGGAAGGCTGCGATTTCGGTTGGGCTACCGCCAAACAGTTGGAGATTAAAGCCTCTTTTGTCCGAGTGCTTCGTAAATGGTGCGCGTATTTTCGAAGTCAGGGCAATTTTGCGCTAGCGGTAGACAGCATGCAAAACCTATTGTCGCTTGCCCCTGATTCCGAGATTGACGGTCGCGAGTTAATCAAGCTGCATCTTAGCATAGGTAATCGTAACGAGGCTTATCGGGCCTGTTTGCAATTGGAACAAGCGGTTCGCTTTCAATTAGGAGCAGGGCTGGAGGAAGAGACATTGCGGCTATTCGAACAAACGAAAGACAAGACAGAGCGGCGAGTCCGATGA